One window of the Candidatus Saccharibacteria bacterium genome contains the following:
- the murD gene encoding UDP-N-acetylmuramoyl-L-alanine--D-glutamate ligase, with amino-acid sequence MSNQRVAILGYNREGRAALDYFRNQGSDCTVFYYKNPQAAQNSPIRNLPANVELQEVLRNTDFAGLLDNFDLVVRTADILPHRIKTTAPITSNTIEFFTKCPAPIIGVTGTKGKSTTSSLIAEFLKADGKTAHLIGNIGDAPLESLGQVSAKDWVVFELSSFQLADIKQSPHIAVHLMIEPDHLDIHPSVEGYMQAKANIFCYQKPDDVAVFYAGDEKVKQAAEASQAKTKIPFDRGSTDPAAARVEDGRILVGEHQVAKTTDVKMRGAHVLDNVCAACAAVFDLVDGQTVYSKVLSEFGGLPHRLQTISEIGGVEYVDDSISKDPTAARVATEAISKPKVLILGGQDDNQDYSQLVSQLIDNKVKKIILIGSTTNSLAAQLGGKVEYAKAQNMSEAVTMSAKSSQAGDAVLLSPGAKSFDMFANYEDRGDQFIEAVRKLK; translated from the coding sequence ATGTCTAACCAAAGAGTTGCAATACTAGGCTACAACCGTGAGGGTCGCGCGGCCTTAGATTATTTTCGCAATCAAGGCTCAGATTGCACGGTGTTTTACTACAAAAACCCCCAAGCAGCCCAAAACTCACCGATTCGCAATCTTCCAGCCAATGTGGAGTTACAGGAGGTCCTGCGCAACACCGATTTTGCAGGCTTGCTCGACAACTTCGATCTAGTGGTGCGCACAGCCGATATTCTGCCACATCGCATTAAAACCACGGCGCCCATCACCTCGAACACCATAGAATTTTTTACTAAGTGCCCAGCTCCCATAATTGGCGTTACCGGCACTAAAGGTAAGAGCACCACAAGTTCGTTGATAGCAGAATTTTTAAAAGCCGATGGCAAAACAGCTCATCTGATTGGCAATATCGGTGATGCTCCACTGGAAAGCTTAGGGCAAGTTAGCGCCAAAGATTGGGTGGTCTTTGAGCTGTCTAGTTTTCAATTAGCCGACATCAAGCAAAGTCCGCACATAGCTGTACACTTAATGATTGAGCCAGATCACTTAGATATACATCCTAGTGTTGAAGGCTATATGCAGGCTAAGGCTAATATATTTTGCTACCAAAAGCCCGATGATGTAGCGGTCTTCTATGCTGGCGACGAGAAGGTGAAGCAAGCCGCCGAAGCCTCGCAGGCTAAAACAAAAATCCCGTTTGATAGAGGTTCTACCGACCCAGCTGCGGCGAGGGTGGAAGATGGTCGGATCTTGGTTGGTGAACACCAAGTTGCCAAGACCACCGATGTTAAAATGCGCGGAGCCCATGTGTTAGATAATGTCTGTGCTGCTTGTGCAGCCGTATTTGATCTGGTGGATGGCCAGACTGTTTACTCTAAGGTGCTGTCTGAATTTGGGGGCTTGCCACACAGGTTACAAACTATTAGTGAGATTGGCGGTGTCGAATATGTTGACGACTCAATATCTAAAGACCCAACTGCCGCCAGGGTGGCGACAGAGGCTATTAGCAAGCCAAAAGTATTAATTTTGGGCGGCCAAGACGACAATCAGGACTACAGCCAATTAGTGTCACAACTTATAGATAATAAGGTTAAAAAAATAATATTGATTGGTAGCACTACCAATAGTCTTGCCGCTCAACTAGGCGGAAAGGTTGAGTATGCCAAGGCCCAAAACATGTCAGAAGCCGTAACGATGTCCGCAAAGTCGTCTCAAGCCGGCGATGCCGTGTTGCTGTCACCTGGCGCCAAGAGTTTTGATATGTTTGCTAATTACGAAGACCGCGGCGATCAGTTTATAGAAGCAGTGAGAAAGTTAAAATGA
- a CDS encoding FKBP-type peptidyl-prolyl cis-trans isomerase, which produces MAAVGYLFYKYDQASQPVIVSSESNYNGNGIALPGLDGNLGQQTLQAPATQPQTAPNSQQGSTGQQSSSSSQQSQPVRSQTLSNGLKIEEYNSGQGDRKTKVGDTVAVHYIGYFTDGNVFDTSLKGEKKPFAFKLGAGQVIQGWDIGLQDMKVGVVRRLTVPASLAYGERGYPPAIPPNATLVFDVQLMAIQ; this is translated from the coding sequence ATGGCCGCCGTGGGCTACTTGTTTTATAAATACGATCAAGCCAGCCAGCCGGTTATAGTAAGCAGTGAGTCTAACTACAATGGCAACGGTATTGCTTTGCCAGGGCTCGATGGCAACTTGGGCCAGCAAACTTTGCAAGCACCTGCCACCCAGCCGCAAACTGCTCCTAACTCGCAACAGGGTTCGACTGGACAGCAATCGTCATCGTCATCTCAACAGTCGCAGCCGGTTCGCAGCCAAACACTTAGTAATGGCTTGAAAATCGAAGAGTATAATTCTGGTCAGGGTGATCGTAAAACCAAGGTTGGTGATACCGTGGCTGTGCATTACATAGGCTACTTTACTGACGGCAATGTGTTCGACACTAGCCTAAAAGGCGAAAAAAAGCCATTCGCTTTCAAATTGGGTGCTGGCCAAGTTATCCAGGGCTGGGACATTGGTCTGCAAGACATGAAGGTGGGGGTGGTGCGCCGGCTTACGGTTCCGGCTAGTCTAGCCTATGGCGAGAGAGGTTATCCGCCCGCTATTCCACCAAATGCTACGTTAGTATTCGATGTCCAGCTAATGGCAATTCAATAA
- the secA gene encoding preprotein translocase subunit SecA, whose translation MSFVTKIFGDPNEREIKKARARVERINALEPEIKKLTDKQLKEETNKFKKQLESGKKLDDILERAFAVVREASRRTIGQRHFDVQLVGGIVLHEGKIAEMKTGEGKTLVATLPLYLNALSGKGAHLVTVNDYLARLGAGWMAQIYHFLGLSTAVIKHDEAFLYDPEFIDDSHHDERLQHLKPISRKEAYGADITYGTNNEFGFDYLRDNMVQDSTQMVQRPLNYAIVDEVDSILIDEARTPLIISQPAQKSTDRYYTFAKLARSLKPEKDYTIDEKQKAVSLTDDGIKDLEKSLGLKNIYEPAHIEDVHLIEQSLKAEALFKRDRDYVVSPDGEIVIVDEFTGRLLPGRRYSEGLHQAIEAKENVTVQAESQTLATITFQNLFRLYDKLSGMTGTALTEAEEFSKIYNLEVTVIPTHMPMVRQDMKDRIYKTQVAKYDAVVADVAERYAKGQPVLIGTVSIERNEYLSSQLKKARVPHQLLNAKNNESEAETVAAAGQKGAVTLATNIAGRGTDIVLGEGVKDLGGLHVLGTERHESRRIDNQLRGRAGRQGDPGSSQFFVSLEDDLMRIFGGERIGSLMNTLNIPDDTPIENKMITRALETAQKRVEGHNFDIRKHLVEYDDVMNSHREIIYKMRRTFLGGDNLKKEILAMVRSGFASVVAANTNASTNVVDLDGVAKQAENIIPLDNNWSKKVTSKLPNDIIDDLTNKAERLYGKKEKEFGESTSRLVERLVCLQVVDRAWLQHLETMEHLREGIGLRGYGQRDPLVEYKAEAYKIFQGLQNGIDAEISQTIFKVSVQPQEVIEIQPETAITEGAKHAIASTEIEDRSKPAKTPKANKLSHAASPELKPIRKRLKKKKKKR comes from the coding sequence ATGTCTTTTGTTACAAAAATTTTTGGTGATCCTAATGAGCGTGAGATTAAGAAGGCCAGGGCTAGGGTGGAACGGATTAATGCGCTTGAGCCCGAAATTAAAAAGCTCACCGACAAGCAACTCAAAGAGGAAACCAACAAATTTAAAAAACAGTTGGAAAGCGGCAAAAAACTCGACGATATATTGGAGCGAGCCTTTGCTGTGGTACGTGAAGCTAGCCGGCGTACTATCGGTCAGCGGCATTTCGATGTCCAGCTGGTGGGTGGGATTGTGCTACACGAGGGCAAGATTGCCGAAATGAAGACCGGCGAAGGTAAAACTCTGGTTGCGACGCTACCATTATATTTAAATGCCCTAAGTGGCAAAGGTGCCCACCTGGTAACTGTTAACGACTATTTGGCGCGCTTAGGTGCCGGCTGGATGGCTCAGATTTATCACTTCCTTGGTCTAAGTACGGCTGTTATTAAGCACGACGAGGCTTTTTTGTATGATCCGGAGTTTATCGACGATTCGCACCATGATGAGCGTTTGCAACATCTCAAGCCGATCAGCCGCAAAGAGGCCTACGGAGCCGATATTACTTATGGTACCAACAACGAGTTCGGCTTCGACTATTTGCGCGACAACATGGTACAAGATTCCACGCAAATGGTACAGCGGCCGCTCAATTACGCCATTGTCGACGAGGTCGACTCAATTCTAATCGATGAAGCTCGAACGCCACTGATTATTAGCCAGCCAGCCCAAAAGTCGACCGACCGATATTATACATTTGCCAAACTAGCTCGATCGCTCAAGCCCGAAAAAGACTACACCATCGACGAAAAGCAAAAAGCTGTTAGCTTGACCGACGACGGTATAAAAGACCTAGAGAAGTCATTGGGCCTAAAGAACATTTATGAGCCGGCCCACATCGAAGATGTGCACTTGATTGAACAAAGCTTAAAGGCCGAGGCCCTGTTTAAGCGCGATCGTGACTATGTCGTTAGCCCCGATGGCGAGATTGTGATTGTCGATGAGTTTACTGGTCGCTTGCTACCCGGCCGCCGCTATTCAGAGGGTCTGCATCAAGCCATTGAAGCCAAAGAGAACGTTACAGTTCAGGCCGAGAGCCAAACCTTGGCTACAATTACTTTTCAAAATTTGTTTAGGTTGTACGACAAATTGTCGGGCATGACCGGCACGGCTCTAACTGAGGCCGAAGAGTTCTCTAAGATCTACAACCTCGAAGTTACGGTTATCCCGACTCACATGCCCATGGTTCGTCAGGACATGAAGGATCGAATTTATAAAACTCAAGTGGCCAAATACGATGCCGTAGTGGCCGATGTAGCTGAGCGCTACGCCAAGGGGCAGCCAGTTTTGATTGGCACGGTCAGCATTGAGCGCAACGAGTACTTGAGTTCCCAGCTTAAGAAGGCCAGAGTGCCCCACCAATTACTAAATGCTAAGAACAACGAGAGTGAGGCCGAAACGGTAGCCGCGGCCGGCCAAAAAGGTGCGGTTACGCTGGCTACCAACATAGCCGGGCGTGGCACCGATATTGTTTTGGGCGAAGGCGTAAAAGATCTCGGTGGTCTGCACGTGTTGGGTACAGAGCGCCATGAGTCGCGCCGAATCGATAACCAGTTGCGGGGTCGTGCTGGGCGCCAAGGTGACCCTGGCAGTAGTCAGTTTTTTGTTAGTCTCGAGGATGATCTTATGCGTATATTTGGTGGTGAGCGAATTGGTTCACTTATGAATACTCTTAATATTCCTGATGACACGCCAATTGAGAACAAAATGATCACCCGAGCGCTCGAAACCGCTCAAAAACGGGTTGAGGGTCACAACTTTGATATTCGCAAGCACCTTGTCGAGTACGACGATGTTATGAACTCGCATCGTGAAATTATTTATAAAATGCGCCGTACATTTTTGGGTGGAGATAATCTAAAGAAAGAAATCTTAGCAATGGTGCGCTCCGGCTTTGCCAGCGTTGTGGCCGCTAATACCAATGCGAGCACCAATGTGGTTGACTTAGACGGTGTTGCCAAGCAGGCTGAGAACATTATTCCGCTCGACAATAACTGGAGTAAGAAAGTAACCTCAAAACTTCCAAACGATATAATCGATGATCTCACCAATAAGGCCGAAAGGCTCTATGGTAAGAAAGAAAAAGAGTTTGGCGAGTCGACCTCTCGATTAGTTGAGCGCTTAGTTTGCTTGCAGGTTGTTGACCGCGCTTGGCTGCAGCACCTCGAGACCATGGAACATCTGCGAGAGGGGATTGGCTTGCGTGGCTATGGTCAAAGAGACCCTTTGGTTGAGTATAAGGCCGAAGCTTATAAGATCTTCCAAGGCCTCCAGAATGGCATAGATGCCGAGATATCACAAACGATATTCAAAGTCAGTGTACAGCCACAAGAAGTGATCGAGATCCAGCCTGAGACTGCCATAACCGAGGGTGCTAAGCATGCCATTGCTTCGACCGAGATTGAGGATAGGTCTAAGCCAGCTAAAACCCCCAAGGCCAACAAGCTCTCACATGCTGCATCACCAGAGCTTAAACCAATTCGCAAAAGGCTCAAAAAGAAGAAAAAGAAGCGTTAG
- the raiA gene encoding ribosome-associated translation inhibitor RaiA — MIKIQLSGRQYEIDKNLRKYVETKLGKLDKYMPRAHQAVAMRVEVFRDPSGREDNRYKVTAVLEVPGPDLVAETATINPHSAVDIVEAKLKDQIRRYKDKSVPKRLRIKDALGKLRQK; from the coding sequence ATGATCAAAATACAGCTTAGCGGGCGCCAGTACGAGATCGACAAAAACCTTCGTAAATACGTAGAAACCAAGCTTGGCAAGCTCGATAAATACATGCCGCGAGCTCACCAGGCTGTGGCTATGCGCGTGGAGGTGTTTCGCGATCCTTCGGGCCGCGAGGATAATCGCTACAAAGTCACGGCAGTTTTAGAGGTGCCGGGTCCTGACTTGGTGGCCGAAACCGCTACCATTAATCCGCATTCGGCAGTCGATATTGTTGAGGCCAAGCTCAAAGATCAAATCCGTCGCTACAAAGACAAGAGTGTCCCTAAACGGCTACGTATTAAAGATGCTCTAGGCAAACTACGGCAAAAGTAG
- the serS gene encoding serine--tRNA ligase produces the protein MLDIKYIREHTDEVRNAAKNKNAKVDIDKLLELDNQRRDELQRLESVQSERNSLARESKGGKPTEDLVQKGKDLKVKADCLDKSYNQVNADYLKLLYAVPNIASQDTPVGKDESENVEISKWGERPKFEFKAKDHVTLGEAHGTIDLKRAAKVSGARFAYLMNGLVKLQFAIINWTIDVLTSEDQIKKITDQSKLCVSTRPFQLMLPPVMLRTDSYAATARLKAEEVTYKLADDDLWLIGSAEHSMVAMYQDEILDNKDLPLRFLGYSTSFRREAGSYGKDLHGILRMHHFDKLEMESFTGSKDGMNEHKFMVAVQEYLMQELEIPYHVLLKCTGDMGDPNFRGVDIEAWIPSQNKYRETHSADYMTDYQARRLNLRLKDGEGNISFAHTNDATAFAMGRTMIAIMENYQQADGSVAIPRVLQKYYGADKL, from the coding sequence ATGTTAGATATAAAGTACATCCGCGAGCACACCGATGAGGTTAGGAATGCGGCTAAGAATAAGAACGCAAAAGTTGATATCGACAAGCTACTTGAACTTGATAACCAGAGACGTGATGAGCTTCAACGGCTGGAAAGTGTACAATCTGAGCGAAACTCCCTGGCCAGAGAGTCGAAAGGTGGCAAGCCGACTGAGGATTTAGTGCAAAAAGGCAAAGATCTAAAAGTCAAAGCAGACTGTCTAGATAAATCTTATAACCAGGTAAATGCTGATTATCTAAAGTTGCTCTACGCTGTTCCTAATATTGCATCTCAAGACACACCTGTTGGCAAAGATGAGTCAGAGAATGTTGAGATTTCGAAGTGGGGCGAACGGCCAAAATTTGAATTTAAAGCAAAAGATCACGTAACGCTTGGAGAGGCTCATGGAACGATTGATTTAAAAAGGGCGGCTAAAGTTTCAGGTGCGCGTTTTGCCTATCTAATGAACGGTTTGGTTAAGCTGCAATTTGCAATTATAAACTGGACAATTGATGTATTAACTAGCGAAGATCAGATCAAAAAAATAACTGATCAGTCCAAACTATGTGTCTCAACTAGGCCATTTCAGCTAATGCTGCCACCCGTAATGTTGCGAACGGATAGCTATGCCGCCACTGCGCGCCTAAAGGCCGAAGAAGTTACTTATAAGTTAGCCGATGATGACTTGTGGCTCATAGGCAGCGCCGAGCACAGCATGGTAGCTATGTATCAGGATGAAATTTTAGATAACAAGGACTTACCATTGCGCTTTTTGGGCTACTCTACGAGTTTTCGTCGCGAAGCCGGCAGCTACGGTAAGGATTTGCACGGTATTTTGCGCATGCATCACTTCGACAAGCTAGAAATGGAGAGCTTTACAGGTTCAAAAGACGGTATGAATGAACATAAATTTATGGTTGCGGTGCAGGAATATTTAATGCAGGAGCTAGAAATTCCGTACCATGTGCTACTTAAATGTACTGGCGACATGGGCGACCCTAATTTCCGCGGCGTTGATATTGAGGCCTGGATTCCGTCGCAAAATAAGTATCGTGAAACCCATTCAGCTGATTATATGACCGATTATCAGGCACGACGTCTTAACCTACGATTAAAAGACGGTGAAGGAAATATTAGCTTTGCTCATACCAACGATGCCACGGCTTTCGCAATGGGTCGAACCATGATTGCAATCATGGAGAACTATCAGCAAGCAGATGGCTCGGTAGCGATTCCTAGGGTTCTGCAAAAATACTACGGAGCCGATAAGTTATAA
- the lysS gene encoding lysine--tRNA ligase has translation MSNTSDQAAASGYWVDLICGHIQKLYPEGELLVCSGITPSGPYHLGHSREVLVPDAILRGLREHGRVIRHVHFVDDFDALRKRYPYLPESYESEAGKPLYLVPAPDGKSKSYADQYFNEYLNATKKLGIEMEVVRIHQEYQKGAFAELISLSLQKRDQIAEILHRVGGRAVEDGWQPIQVLDETSNSLRTAKFVGFNSQTGLVNYLGTDGKEHQANIAKGQVKLDWRVHWPAWWKIWGNQLEGFGREHATKGGSYDTGKAIMEEVFGSPAPYPVPYETINLKGETKKMSSSIGNLVSITDTLQIIPPEILRYFTFKSRPERQLFFDPGIGLYNLVDEYAKTESETLAGEEPEFKRSWQIASLQGDEHVVSTVPFSHLVTVYQTAQGEDEEILELLNRTGHQEAVKTQKDSILRECEYIRRWLKKFAPETVKFEIQQKLPKLELRSEQEKFLNKLAEELSGGSFEPEAIHTAIYETSVACDLKPGDAFKLIYQLFIAKDSGPKAGYFLASLDKQFVLDRLARKA, from the coding sequence ATGAGTAACACATCGGATCAAGCTGCGGCTTCGGGCTACTGGGTCGATCTTATTTGCGGTCACATACAAAAACTGTATCCGGAGGGTGAGCTTTTGGTGTGCAGTGGCATTACGCCGTCTGGGCCGTACCATCTAGGGCATTCGCGCGAGGTTCTGGTGCCAGACGCGATTTTGCGCGGCTTAAGGGAACACGGCCGTGTTATCCGCCATGTTCATTTCGTCGATGATTTTGATGCTTTGCGCAAACGTTATCCATATTTGCCAGAAAGCTACGAGAGTGAAGCCGGCAAACCACTCTACTTGGTGCCTGCTCCAGATGGTAAATCCAAGAGTTACGCCGATCAGTACTTCAATGAATACTTAAACGCTACCAAAAAACTTGGAATTGAGATGGAGGTTGTGCGCATCCACCAAGAGTATCAAAAAGGTGCTTTTGCTGAGTTAATTAGTTTAAGTTTACAAAAGCGCGATCAGATTGCCGAAATTTTACATCGAGTTGGTGGTCGAGCGGTTGAAGACGGCTGGCAGCCAATTCAGGTACTTGATGAAACCAGCAATAGCTTGCGCACGGCTAAGTTTGTCGGCTTTAACTCTCAAACAGGTTTGGTTAACTATCTGGGCACCGATGGCAAAGAGCATCAAGCCAATATTGCCAAAGGCCAAGTTAAGCTCGATTGGCGGGTGCACTGGCCGGCCTGGTGGAAGATTTGGGGCAACCAGCTCGAAGGTTTTGGGCGTGAACACGCCACCAAAGGTGGCAGCTACGACACCGGCAAAGCAATTATGGAAGAGGTTTTTGGTTCACCGGCACCATATCCCGTGCCCTACGAAACAATTAACCTAAAAGGCGAGACCAAGAAGATGTCGAGTTCAATCGGCAACCTGGTTAGTATTACCGATACTTTGCAGATAATCCCACCCGAAATTCTGCGCTACTTTACCTTCAAAAGTCGACCCGAACGACAACTATTCTTTGACCCAGGTATAGGCTTATATAACCTAGTGGATGAATATGCTAAGACCGAATCCGAAACGCTGGCTGGCGAAGAGCCAGAATTCAAACGATCTTGGCAAATTGCTAGTTTGCAGGGCGATGAGCATGTGGTGAGCACGGTGCCATTTAGCCATTTAGTAACCGTCTATCAAACCGCTCAGGGAGAGGACGAAGAGATACTCGAGCTACTTAATCGCACGGGGCACCAAGAAGCCGTTAAAACCCAAAAGGACTCGATTTTGCGAGAATGCGAGTATATTAGGCGCTGGCTCAAAAAGTTCGCCCCAGAGACTGTTAAATTTGAGATTCAGCAGAAGTTACCAAAACTTGAGCTCAGATCTGAGCAAGAGAAATTTTTAAACAAGCTAGCCGAAGAACTGTCGGGTGGCAGCTTCGAGCCCGAGGCTATTCATACGGCTATTTACGAAACTTCCGTGGCCTGCGATTTAAAGCCTGGCGATGCTTTTAAGCTCATATACCAGCTGTTTATCGCCAAAGATTCGGGCCCCAAAGCCGGCTATTTCTTGGCTAGCCTCGATAAACAATTTGTTTTAGATAGATTGGCTCGCAAAGCTTAA